In Bactrocera neohumeralis isolate Rockhampton chromosome 5, APGP_CSIRO_Bneo_wtdbg2-racon-allhic-juicebox.fasta_v2, whole genome shotgun sequence, the genomic window CCTTCATATATACCAGTATAATAACCACTCATATACCAGGACATTAACATAGCTGATAAATGTTCCGAATCACCAATATTTTGTGTAAGCATAGGCGGTAAAGGTGGAGGAGGGGGTAACATATCAGTTAACATTTTCTTACTGCTACTAACAGTACTATCAATATCTTTCCGTCCCCGCGCGTTCGCCTGTTGAAACTGTAAACGACGTGCCTTTTTCCCCCAAGACGGTAACAAGTCCTTCAGATTAACTATTTCTTCATTATCGTAACCAATATATTTCACCAAGCATGTATCATTAGATCCGTCCTTCGATAATATTTTCGCTTCATAATCACAACCATCATCGTGGTAAGTAGATCTAACGTAGTCGCCAACATTAAATTCTGTTAAAGGACTTTGTtcagttttcaacatttttgttgctCCGTTATTGGTGTTACTAGATATGTATTTTGCCACATCTTCGCTACCAAGATTTACACATTCGCCATAGGATTTAATTAACATACTCTCATCCCAGGACTGGTCCGCACAGTCTTTATTAATAATTTCCATCAAACAACTCTTGTCATAACAAATAAACTAAAACGACTTTCAATTCATTCGACACATCACAGTGTGGATTGGCGTTAGTTTTTATCTCATCTCGACAAGCAATAGAGCCTTATCAcacacgaagcaacttttgttgcggcaactcttggtttataggcgagggggcgacgaggagaggagaatcgcgccgagtttcccgtgttcagcaactcgctttgtgttcttattcgtaacagttcgctgcgacgtttttcggcattcgtgttctttctttcgtagtaca contains:
- the LOC126760187 gene encoding survival motor neuron protein, with translation MEIINKDCADQSWDESMLIKSYGECVNLGSEDVAKYISSNTNNGATKMLKTEQSPLTEFNVGDYVRSTYHDDGCDYEAKILSKDGSNDTCLVKYIGYDNEEIVNLKDLLPSWGKKARRLQFQQANARGRKDIDSTVSSSKKMLTDMLPPPPPLPPMLTQNIGDSEHLSAMLMSWYMSGYYTGIYEGIKLAKDKNK